ATCGGGGCGACCACGGTGACGGCGGCGGTCACCGGCCGCACGGCGTCGAGGGCGGCCTGCACGGCGGCGACGTCCGCCGCCAAGGGGATGCCGTCCGCATACGCGCCGTCCATCATAAAACGCACCGTCACCGTGCCCAGACCCAGTTCCAGCGGCCAGACCCAGGCGCGGGTGACCCCCACGACGCCGAGCGCCCAGGCGACATAATCGAAATCGGCCCCGCCGTGGGGCGGCTCCTGGATGCGGTCCAGAACGCGCGCCAGCAGGGCGGCGTCGCCCTCCTCGTCCGCGGCCCCGCCGAGGCCGCCCGCCGCGACCGTGGCGACCCCGGCGACGCCCGCGATCGGGGTGATCAAGGACAAAGGCGATCCGGCGGCGGCGGCCCCCGCCGCGCCCGGGACCTCGGCGACGACGGCGGCGGTGGCGACCCCGGCGGCGATGGCGACCTCGGCGACGGTGGCGTAACGCACGCCGTCGGCGCGGGTTAAAACCGTGGCGGCGGGGATCGCCCGGCCGTCGGTCCCGGTAAAATCGACTTGGCCGGCGGCGAAGGCGGCGACCTTACGCTGAATGCCCCAGATGTCGGCATGCCGGTCGAGATATTCGGCGGCGGCGGTATCCGGCAGCACCTGATCGGCGATAAAGTCGAGATATCCGTACAGGCCGTGCAGCCCACCCGCCAGGGTGCGCGCGAGAACGCCCAAGGCGGTGCGGCGCAGGGCGGCGTCGGCCCCCGGCAAGTTGGCCGCGATCTCCGCCTCGGCGGTGGCGATCAGCTCGCTTAATGTCGGGCGTTGAAAGGCCATTTAACCGTTCCCCCCCTTCGCGGTTTGGTCCGCCCGTGCGCGCCAAACGTAATCGAAGCGCCCGTTCGCGCCGGTCGGGCGGCGGACCGTGATCGCGATCGCCAGCACGCCGCCGGGCGCGGCCTCGACCGCGACATCGACGCGCGCCGCGACGCCGTCGTCGATTAGCCATTGCAGCGCCTCGCGCACGTAGGTACGGGCGCGGGCGATGGTTTCGGGGACGATCTTTTCGCGGCCGAGCAGCCACAATCGCGATCCGATGCGATCGCCCTCGGCGGGTGCGCCGTCCACCACGGGCGGCGCGCCGTCGCCCCACCAGCCGCGGCGGTCGCCGCCGCCCCGGCCCCCCGATCTTGGCGCGCCGTCGCCGGGCAGGATGTCGTCCGGGTGCGCGCGCCGATCGGTAAACAGCGATATGGCGATCGCGGTGCCGAGCCCACCATCGACCGCGAGGCCCGCGCCGTCCATCGACAGATCGCCGGTTAAGGTTTTTTCGTCAAGGTAAATCACTGCGTCCATTAAGCGCTCCTCACGTTGGCCGAGCCGGTGACGATCGGCCACCTTCCGGCGGACGATCCCGACGCCACGTCAACCAGGTCGCCGACGCGGGCGATTTGCGCGCCGCCCGCGCCCGCCAATTGGATATCCGTGGAATTGATTGTGACGGCGGGCGCGGTGACGGTGACGCCGCCGGGCCGGGTGGTGGCGACCTCGATCCCGGCGCGGGCCAGCTTGATGATCTGACCCTGATCGTCGTGCAGCGCCACCTCGCCCGGCGCAAGGCCGGTCAAGCGGTAACGCCGATCGCCGACGCAGATCGCCACGCCCGCGTCGCGGTTGCCGCCGACGGCGAGCAAGATCGCCTCCGCCCCAGGGTGGGGATGGGCGGTAAAGCCGTAGTCGGTGATGCGCTCGACGCCGTCCAGCACCTCGCCCGCAAGGGCGGTGATTTGCACCGTCTGGCACCTGTCGCCGTCGGCGACGGCGGCGATCACGGCGCGGCCGATCATCAACCGCACCCGGCGTTGGAGCGGCCGGGTCATCTTGGCGATGGCGTTGATCACGGATTCGGTCACCATCCCGCACCCCCCGCGCCCGCGCCCCCCGCGTTTGTCGTGTCGGTGGGCTTGGGCAACACGTCGAACGCGCCGGGCAGGACGAGATCGATGTCGCTCAACGTGCCGCCCGCGCCCAACGTGTGGGTGATTTGGGCGATCAGCATCTCGCCCTTTAGCCGGGGGAAGTCCACGCCGACCCGGTCCCCCGGTCGCCACGGCGCGCCCGCCGCATCGCGCCAGCCCTGAACGGTAACGGTGATGCGCTTGGCCCGCGCGGCGCGCACGCGGGACTCCCACGCCGCGCGCTCGGCGAAGGTGGGGCCGTTTCCAGGCTCCTCGGCGATGACGATCAGCGGGCGATAGCGGGTGACGGCGCCGTCCGCGGCGGTAGCCGACGCGCCCGCGATATCGGTGGCGTCCTTCCAGCCGCCGCCCGTGTCCTGGCCCTTGACGGTGTAGGTCGAAAACCGTTCGGTAAGCGACGCCGTGGCGCGCAGCTTGAGGACGTTGCCGCCCGCGCCCAGTTTCAGCGCCCCGTTCGGGTTGGCCGCGCCCGCCACGGCGGCGATGACGATGCCGCCGACGCCGTCCGAACGAACCAGGCGGGCGCGCTGTCGGCAGGCGCGCTCGATGGCCTCGAACGCGGTCTCGCCCTCTTGAATCCGAAAGGTCTCGAACCGCGCGCCGGTCCCCGCCGGCGCGGTGACTTTGATTTTGAACGGCGCGCAAATGTCGGCGGCGATGTCCTCCAGCCGGGCGTTTTTCCAGCCGCCCGATTTGTGCACGGCGGAACAATCGACCAGGTCGCCCGCCCGGTCGCGCCCGCGCACCGTAAAGGTGCGCGACGTCTCCTCGATCGCCTCCTCGACGTCGTCGATATGTCCGGTGATCACCGGGCGGCCGTAAAGCTCGACCCGGCAGGGCGCGCCGGGGGCAAGCGGCCGCCGGGTGGTCTGCCCCGGCCAACGATCGGTCAAGGTCAGTTGGAACGTCCCCGCGATCCGTTCGATCCCACGGGTGATCGAGATATCTTCCCAGCCCCGCCAAGCGGCGGCGTCGATGATCAGGCTGGCGCGGGCGGCGTTAGGCATCGACCGTGACCTCCAACGTATCGCCGCCGGGCACGAAGCCCGGGTGACGCACCCGGTTGCGCCGGACCAATGCATCGGCCATCCCCACCGCCGCCGCCGGGGTGTCGCCGTAAATATCGTGCGCCAGGGCCAGCGCCGGGCGCGTGGCGATCGGCGTGACGGCGCGCAAGCGCGGCAACCCCGCGGCGCGCGCGTCCAGGCCTTGGACGACTTCGGCGCGCAGCGCCGTCAAGGCGCGATAGGTGGGATCGGGGGCGGTCAGGCTCTCGCCCTCCAACGCCTGGGCCAGGGTGTCGCGGCGCGTCAGCGCGGCGGCGCGGTTGGCGAAGGTCTCGCGCGCGGCGGCGCGTGCGCCGTGGATCACGGCGGTGCGCCGGATCAGGGCGCTCAGCGCGTCGGCGTTGCCTTGCTGGGCGCGGCGGGTCGCGGTCGGCGGGGCGGCGGCGGTCGGGGCGGATGCGGGGCCGGCGTAATCGTAAAGCCGGCCCAGCGCCCCCGCCAGACGCCCGCCCGGCAGGTCCAGCGGCAGGGCGATCAGGCCGCCCAGTTTTTGCGCCAGGCCCGCCGGATCGCGCACCAGGCTCGCCGCCTGATCGCGGGCCGCCCCGGCGCCCGAGGCGAAGGCGGCGGCGTCCGCCCCGCCCAGGCGCACCCCCGAAAACGCCCGCGTCAGCGCATCGATCCCGGCGCGCACCTTATCCGCGCCGTCGGCGGCGACGAACTGAGGCAATCCGCCGACGTTAAAGGTGTTTTTAAAGTCGCTTTGCGCGGCGCCCATCGCGCCCCCCGCCGCATGGTCGATGCGCGCCCCCGTCGCCGCCCGGGCGCGCGGCCGGGGGACGTCTCCGGTCTCCTCGAAGGTCAATGAAAAGGCGACATAACCGCCGTCGCGGGTGGTGTGGCGCTCGCGGGCCTCGGTGCACGCCACCGTCAGCTCGCCCAAAACCGGATGGACCAGCGCGCCCGATCCCGGCGCGGCGATCGCGGCGCGCAGGCGGGCCGCCCGGTCCAGGGCGCCGGCGCCCCAAACATACGCCTCGATCCGATGGCGCGGCGTCTTCGCGCCCAAGTCCTCGTGATAGGCGCGGTCCTGCCCGGGATACTCGTGAACCTGAAACCGCCGCCCCAACTCGCCGTCGGCCGACGAATAGAAAAACGACGCGCCCCGAAACGATGCTTTGCGAAGGTTGTCTCTCCAGCTCATCGTGCTACTCTCCTTTTTGTCGATTGGATGGGAGAGTGGGGATGAAAAACCTGATTGCGACGATCTTCTGCTTGCTGGCCCTTACGGCGTGTGGAGATGGGGCGGCAAAGGACGTCACCTTTACCGTCACCGGCGTGCATAAAAAAGGGGACGTCGATATTGTCGCCAATGCCCTTGGTACGTTTCGCAAAAGCTGCGGGCCGCTGTTCAAAAGTTGGGGTGACGTCACCGGCGCGCGGGCGACCCTGCGTGAGTCCGCTAAGGGGAGCGTTCCAAATAAATTTGGCTGGAAAAAGTATCTCACCGTCGAAATTGACGTGACCGACGATCCGAAAACGATGATCAGAAGCGCGGCGTACCAGACACTTTTTTACTTTCTGGGCAGCGGCGTGGACACGGGGATCCAAGCGACGAAAAAGCCCGCTCGAATTTTGTGCAACATCAATGAGACAGGCTTTCGGCGCGTTCCCGCACTGAGACCAATGCGCACCTTGTCGGCTTATAATTGAGACGCAGTTTTTCACCCCGCTCCCCCCATCACCAGCCCGGCATCGACATTGATTCCAAAATTAGGATTATCGCTTTTGAGCGCCTTGACATGCGGGCGGCCATCGCTGTCGATCTTGATGTGCAGCTCACCGCCAACGGTGGCGTGTGCAGCGCTGTGCCGGCCCCTATAAGCACTCGTGAAACTAGGTGTCGTATCCGATTTATTAACATTGGTCGTCGTCACGGCGGCGGAAATCCCCAACCGTTTTTTGACCCAATCGGGTATCATCCGGGTCAACCCGGCTATTGCATTGGACAACCATGTCGTCAACGCGCGCCATTTGGCGACGACGCCATCGACGAATCCGCCAATCCACTTTACCCCGACGGAAACCATGTTAGTGCCAAGGAGATATTTAACCAGCGACATCATGCCGCTGTAAAAAACAGCCTCGATCTCGGCCCCTATTTTTTTGACGAATGCCGTCACGGCGCCCCATTTTCGCCACAGCAGAACCAGGGCCGCGATCACGGCCAGGATGCCAATGACGACCCATGATATTGGGTTGGCCAACAGCGCTGCCGTCCAGGCCCATGTGGCCGTCACGGCGCCCCAGATCGATCCGGCAAGGGATGCGATGACGGGGATTCCGATTGACAGGCCATAAAACCCCATTCCCAACTGCCCGATAACCATCAGGAGAGGTCCGACGACAGCGAGGATCAATGCGAGGACGGAAACGAATCTGAACATCATCGGGGACGATTTCGAGAGGGCGCTTATCCACCTCGTGAGTCCCTTGACCATGTCTGTGAACCATCGAAGTAAACCGGCGTCAGCGAGTGTTAATTGCAACCCTTCGAACGCCGATGTAAGGCGGCGCAATTCACCTGTCGCGCCTTTCATTTGCGCTTCGGATACCTTTTTGGCAATGCCGCCTGACGTCTCCAAGGATTTAGTGAGGTTATCCAGCGCCGGCGCGCCTTCCTTCGCCAGCGCCTGGAATGCGGGACCGGCGCGATCCCCAAAAATCGTCATCATTTCAGCGATGCCCGCGCCATGACTGTTGAGCTCTTGAATCACTTTCGAGAGCGAGACAATGCCGCCTTCCGAGGTTTTGATATCGCTTTTTTTGATGCCGAGGCGACTTAAAACCTTTTGCGCCTCCCGCGACGGGTTGAGTAATCTCGACAGCGCCCCGCGCAGCGCCGTTCCGGCCATTGATCCTTGATATCCGGCGCTACCCATTAACCCCAATGCAGCGGCGGCTTCTTCGAATTTAATTCCCGCTCCCTTGGCGACCGAACCGGAATATTTTAACGCCACTCCCAGCTGCTGTAGGTCGGTGTTTGACGATGTGAAGGTCTTCACCAAGACGTCGTTAATTCGCCCGATACTTTCCGCCTTAAAACCATACCCCGACATAATGTTGGTGACGGTATCGGCGGCCTGGCCCAGGTCCATTTGCGCCGATGCGGCCAATTGCAAGGTCCCTGGCAGAGCCGCAATAATCTTTTCCGTCTTAAACCCGGCCATGGCGAGAAATCCCATGCCCTCGGCGGCTTGGGTCGCCGAGTATTGGGTGGTTTTCCCAAGGTTGCGCGCTTGCGCACGCAGGCGGTTGAAGTCCCCTCCCGTGGCATTGGTGAGCACCCCGACGCGGTTCATCGATTGTTCGAATTGCGCCGCCGAACGGATCGTCAGCGCGCCCAACCCGACGATCGGCGCGGTCATTTTCAGCGACATGGATTTTCCCACATCGCCGATTTTACGCGATGCGTTGCGCACATGTTCGAGCCGCCGCGCCGTCGCTTCCGCCGCCTGCCCGGCCTGTCGCATACTCGCCTGAATTTGACGCGTTGCGCGCCGAAGTGTAGACGACATTCTGTCTACGGCCTCAAACCGAAAGCGTGCTGTCATGTCGCTCATTGATTGTCCTCAGTTCGCGATGCCAACGCACCGCGTCGATCAGATCGAGATTCCAAATGTCATCGGGCGCGAAGTGGTACCCGAACGCCAATTCCCCCGCCAGCGCCCACGGGTCGGCGGGGACCCCGCCTAACTTTTGGGTTTCGGAAAAAAACCCTCGATCACCAAACTCAGTCCTTCCAGATCGGCTAGATCAAGTTCTCCGACCTCGACCTTACTTAAACCCGAGAGGCGTTGGATCAACGTTTCCAGCGTATCGCCTTCAAGCGTTTCCAACGCCTTCAGGTTGAGGCCGCGAAGATCCTTGAGCTTGGCGCGGCGCAGGGTGACGGTTTCGATGTTTTCCTCGCGCACGCCGCCACTCCCGGTCAGGGTGCGCACAATCGGGTACTGAAGCCGGACGGTATTATCGTTAAGCAACTTTCATCTCCTCCATCACCGGGCCGAAAAACTCCAGTTCGACTTTGTCGTTTTTGATGTGTGGTACGGCTTTGAGGACGTAGTGGTTTCCGACATAGGTCTGGCCGGTGTCGAGCTCGCAGGTTAGGGTGACGTCGGTCCAGGCGGCCATTTTCGCCGTGCTGTCGCCCGCGCCCCAGTCGATATTGCACTTGACCTCGCCCGCCTTGAGTTGTTCGGACCAGTGGCCGGGGTGATTGCCGTTTTCCTTGTCGGTGCGTTCCGGGCCGCCGACGTAAATTTCGGCGTCGGGGTGGCTTTCGATGACGTCGCCATCGACCTTGATCGTGACCCTGCCGACTTTTTTGTTGGGATTCATGTCTCAGCCCTCCTTACAGGCGAAATTGAACTTTGCCCGCGAAGACGCGGAACTGGTTGACGACGTCGGGCGGGATCAGGGCGTTGACGCGGTTGACGTCGCCGGCGTCGCGCTCGACGACCAGGTCCGCCTTGAACTGCGCCATGCCTTCGGCCAGCCCCGCGTTTTCCCAGTCCTTGAACAGGGCGATCAGCTCGGCGCGGATCACGGACGGGGTGACGATCGCCTGGCCGGCGCCATATTCCGTGCCGTCCGACGCCAGTTTGTGGCGGGGGAACTTGGAGACGATGCGCGCGCGCACCGAGTAACGCAGATAGGCCAGCGTCTTGATCGTGGTCAAGTCGAGGTACGACGGGTCGGCGATGCCCGCCGCGTTGGTTTCGTACGTCGTGATCGCCCGTTCGATCAACACCCGCCCGCCGTCATCGACGCGGAAAGTGGAGACGCCGTCGAACAGCAGCAAATTGCGTTCCTCCAGCGTGAAACGCTGGCCGGCGTCGGGGGCCATGACGCCGGCCAGCGCCAGGGTTTGCAGCGGGCGCGCCGGGTCGATCCGGATGTGGAAAGCGGCGACGGCGCAAAGCGCGGCGGACCACGCCCACGGCGCGGACGGGCTGCCCGTCGCCGCGATGATGGTTAGGTGTTCGGAATTTCGCGCATTGCCCAAGGTGGTCAGCGCGGCGTGGGTTCCGGTGGCGGCGGCGTAAGCGTGGCCGTCCATCATCACCAGGGGACCGGCGCGGCGGGCGAGCTCGCTTTCCAACGCCGTCAGGTTGGCGGCGTCGGTGTAGGGCATGGCGATGTCGGTGTACCAGGCGTCGCCGAAGGCGGCGATCGCGCCTGCGATATCGGGGTTGGTCGCCCCGCCCGCCATCGCCGTGATGACGGCGGTCAGCCCGGTGGGCAGCGCCTCGCCGAAATTATAATTAACGCGCAGGTCGATGTCGTTGCCCGCAGCGCCCGCGCCCCGCGCGGTGATGTCCACCTGCGCCAATGTGACGGCGTTGACGGCGGCGGTGACCGGCAGATCGGTCGCGGCGTTGATGGCGGCGGCGGTGGCGGTGGCGACCGCGGCCGGGGTGTCGGCGGCCCCGACGCCGATGCGCACGCGCTGGCCCGCGATGTATAAATTGATCGTTCCCGCAGCGCCGAGGGCGCCGCCGAACAGGATTGATCCGGCGGCGGGCGCGGCGGCGACGTCGTCATCCAGCGCGATCGCCCAACTTTCCGTCCAGGTGTTGGCGGCTTTGAGGGCGCGGAACTGGAGGTGCGCCATCGAGCCGCGCCCGAAGGCGGCCTCGGCGGCGGCCTCGTCCAGGATTTGCACCGGGGTCAACGCGGGCTGGGTTCCGGCGGCCAATTTTTGACCGATGACCAAAATCCGCGACGGCATCCCGGGCAGGCCGCGCACGGCGGCGCTGTTGTCGAATTCCAGATATGCGCCGGGCGTGCGCAGATCGATGGGGATTTGGTTGAAGGAAATCATTTGCCGGACTCCTTAGCTTTGGCAGGGGCTTTGGTGGGGGCCTTTGTGGGGGCCGGGGCGGGCTTGGCGGCGTCGCCGTCGGCGATTTCGAAGGGTTTTTCGATCGCGGCGGATTTCGCCACGTCGCCGGCGCGAAGACGGCGCCGCCAGTACGGATCGGCGGCGTCAACGTCCGCGCCGGTGGGCGGAAGATGGCCGCCCTTGGGATCGCGGACCTTGAGCCCGGCGGTGGGAATAATGTGGACGGTTTTGGCGGGGGGCATCGTTAGATCTCCAAATTGGTCAGGGTGTCGGCGGCGTCCGGGGTCGCGGCGGGCAGCGGCGGGGCGACGTTGCCGTGGGGCGGGATGTCCCAATCGGCGTGGAAGGTGGAAAATGCGCCCAGCGCACCGGCATCGACGGCGCGCGGGTTTTCGTCGTAGGACGTGTGCAGTTCCAGGGCGTAGATGCTGGCGTCCTTGTTTTGCAGGATTGAGCGCACCGCGCCCGGGCGGATGGGATCGATGGCGAGGCCAAGGTCCCGGCCGTCCAACAAGGCGCGAATATCCTCAAGCATTTGGTAGGTGCCGACCTTGCCGCCCGCGCCGCGCCTCTGGGCCGCTTCGTTGCGGCGGTTTTTTTGGCAGAGGAAGACGGTGAACGCCGGTCGGTGGCGGGTCTTGCCGCCGGGGCCGTCCTCGGGCCGGGGCTCGCCGCCGTACATGACGAAGACGGCGGGGAACGATTGGGTGGCCTGGCGCAGGTTCGCGCCGCCCAGTTGATCGCCGTAGCTTTCCACCGCGCGCGGGGTCCACCCCAACGCGCCGGCGGCAACCGCGGCGGCGACGCGGTCGATGATCGCCTGTTCGATGGCCCCGATCATTGGATCGCCTCCGCCAGATAGTCATCGACGATATGGCCGATCTCGCGTTCGTCACCGGCCGACAGGCCCAGGTACGGTCGCGCCGGGATGGTCGCGGCGTGGCCCCGCCCGGCCCGCCCGCCGGCCTGCTGGATCGCGGCATAGATCACGTTGGTGCCGACCTCGACCGCGTCACGACCGGGGTCGTGGGTGACCGACGTCATCAAGCGTCCGCTATTGATTAGGGTCTTGCCGCCTTCGCTGAGGGCGCGGATCGACGGCGTCCAGGGCGCGCCGGTGGGATCGACGCCGTTTTCGAATCGATCGATGGTGGAGGCGACCAGCATCGATCCGATCTCGTCCATCAACGGCGTCATGTCGGCCACGCGGGCGGCGAGGCGTTTAAAACGCGCGTCGATGGCGGTGAGATCGCGGGTGTCGATATGGATGGCGACGCCGGTCATCAAAAGCCCCCCATGCTGTCTTTGTTAAAGACCGCCGCCGGGCCGGCGATGGCGGGCGCGCCGGTGGTGTCGGCGGCGGGCTCCGCCCCTGCGATATCCAATTCGGCGACGCCGCGCGAGATATCGCGCAGCAGGGCGATGGCGTCCTTATAAGCAGCGGTGACCTCGTCCAGCGGCGCGTCCTTGTATAAATGTTTGCGCGCGATATCGCAGGCGACCTTGACCAACAGGGCGGGCGTGGCGATCAGCGGCAGGTCGTAGCGCACCGCGATGTAGCCGTCGATGGCGGCGTCGGCGTCGGCCAGCGCGCCGGCGAG
This genomic window from Varunaivibrio sulfuroxidans contains:
- a CDS encoding phage baseplate assembly protein V, encoding MVTESVINAIAKMTRPLQRRVRLMIGRAVIAAVADGDRCQTVQITALAGEVLDGVERITDYGFTAHPHPGAEAILLAVGGNRDAGVAICVGDRRYRLTGLAPGEVALHDDQGQIIKLARAGIEVATTRPGGVTVTAPAVTINSTDIQLAGAGGAQIARVGDLVDVASGSSAGRWPIVTGSANVRSA
- a CDS encoding phage tail sheath subtilisin-like domain-containing protein, yielding MISFNQIPIDLRTPGAYLEFDNSAAVRGLPGMPSRILVIGQKLAAGTQPALTPVQILDEAAAEAAFGRGSMAHLQFRALKAANTWTESWAIALDDDVAAAPAAGSILFGGALGAAGTINLYIAGQRVRIGVGAADTPAAVATATAAAINAATDLPVTAAVNAVTLAQVDITARGAGAAGNDIDLRVNYNFGEALPTGLTAVITAMAGGATNPDIAGAIAAFGDAWYTDIAMPYTDAANLTALESELARRAGPLVMMDGHAYAAATGTHAALTTLGNARNSEHLTIIAATGSPSAPWAWSAALCAVAAFHIRIDPARPLQTLALAGVMAPDAGQRFTLEERNLLLFDGVSTFRVDDGGRVLIERAITTYETNAAGIADPSYLDLTTIKTLAYLRYSVRARIVSKFPRHKLASDGTEYGAGQAIVTPSVIRAELIALFKDWENAGLAEGMAQFKADLVVERDAGDVNRVNALIPPDVVNQFRVFAGKVQFRL
- a CDS encoding phage tail tape measure protein, with product MSSTLRRATRQIQASMRQAGQAAEATARRLEHVRNASRKIGDVGKSMSLKMTAPIVGLGALTIRSAAQFEQSMNRVGVLTNATGGDFNRLRAQARNLGKTTQYSATQAAEGMGFLAMAGFKTEKIIAALPGTLQLAASAQMDLGQAADTVTNIMSGYGFKAESIGRINDVLVKTFTSSNTDLQQLGVALKYSGSVAKGAGIKFEEAAAALGLMGSAGYQGSMAGTALRGALSRLLNPSREAQKVLSRLGIKKSDIKTSEGGIVSLSKVIQELNSHGAGIAEMMTIFGDRAGPAFQALAKEGAPALDNLTKSLETSGGIAKKVSEAQMKGATGELRRLTSAFEGLQLTLADAGLLRWFTDMVKGLTRWISALSKSSPMMFRFVSVLALILAVVGPLLMVIGQLGMGFYGLSIGIPVIASLAGSIWGAVTATWAWTAALLANPISWVVIGILAVIAALVLLWRKWGAVTAFVKKIGAEIEAVFYSGMMSLVKYLLGTNMVSVGVKWIGGFVDGVVAKWRALTTWLSNAIAGLTRMIPDWVKKRLGISAAVTTTNVNKSDTTPSFTSAYRGRHSAAHATVGGELHIKIDSDGRPHVKALKSDNPNFGINVDAGLVMGGAG
- a CDS encoding DUF2635 domain-containing protein encodes the protein MPPAKTVHIIPTAGLKVRDPKGGHLPPTGADVDAADPYWRRRLRAGDVAKSAAIEKPFEIADGDAAKPAPAPTKAPTKAPAKAKESGK
- a CDS encoding baseplate J/gp47 family protein; this translates as MAFQRPTLSELIATAEAEIAANLPGADAALRRTALGVLARTLAGGLHGLYGYLDFIADQVLPDTAAAEYLDRHADIWGIQRKVAAFAAGQVDFTGTDGRAIPAATVLTRADGVRYATVAEVAIAAGVATAAVVAEVPGAAGAAAAGSPLSLITPIAGVAGVATVAAGGLGGAADEEGDAALLARVLDRIQEPPHGGADFDYVAWALGVVGVTRAWVWPLELGLGTVTVRFMMDGAYADGIPLAADVAAVQAALDAVRPVTAAVTVVAPIAVPLDLTIAGLNPATQAVKDAVTAELTDLIGREAAPGGAILISHIREAISIAAGEVDHALTAPIADVAHATGEIAVMGAITWV
- a CDS encoding phage GP46 family protein; translated protein: MDAVIYLDEKTLTGDLSMDGAGLAVDGGLGTAIAISLFTDRRAHPDDILPGDGAPRSGGRGGGDRRGWWGDGAPPVVDGAPAEGDRIGSRLWLLGREKIVPETIARARTYVREALQWLIDDGVAARVDVAVEAAPGGVLAIAITVRRPTGANGRFDYVWRARADQTAKGGNG
- a CDS encoding DNA circularization protein, with protein sequence MSWRDNLRKASFRGASFFYSSADGELGRRFQVHEYPGQDRAYHEDLGAKTPRHRIEAYVWGAGALDRAARLRAAIAAPGSGALVHPVLGELTVACTEARERHTTRDGGYVAFSLTFEETGDVPRPRARAATGARIDHAAGGAMGAAQSDFKNTFNVGGLPQFVAADGADKVRAGIDALTRAFSGVRLGGADAAAFASGAGAARDQAASLVRDPAGLAQKLGGLIALPLDLPGGRLAGALGRLYDYAGPASAPTAAAPPTATRRAQQGNADALSALIRRTAVIHGARAAARETFANRAAALTRRDTLAQALEGESLTAPDPTYRALTALRAEVVQGLDARAAGLPRLRAVTPIATRPALALAHDIYGDTPAAAVGMADALVRRNRVRHPGFVPGGDTLEVTVDA
- a CDS encoding phage virion morphogenesis protein; translation: MTGVAIHIDTRDLTAIDARFKRLAARVADMTPLMDEIGSMLVASTIDRFENGVDPTGAPWTPSIRALSEGGKTLINSGRLMTSVTHDPGRDAVEVGTNVIYAAIQQAGGRAGRGHAATIPARPYLGLSAGDEREIGHIVDDYLAEAIQ
- a CDS encoding phage tail assembly protein; the protein is MLNDNTVRLQYPIVRTLTGSGGVREENIETVTLRRAKLKDLRGLNLKALETLEGDTLETLIQRLSGLSKVEVGELDLADLEGLSLVIEGFFPKPKS
- a CDS encoding phage tail tube protein, with the translated sequence MNPNKKVGRVTIKVDGDVIESHPDAEIYVGGPERTDKENGNHPGHWSEQLKAGEVKCNIDWGAGDSTAKMAAWTDVTLTCELDTGQTYVGNHYVLKAVPHIKNDKVELEFFGPVMEEMKVA
- a CDS encoding gp436 family protein, which produces MTYATAQDMIDRFGAQELIELTDRADPPLGAIDAQVLAGALADADAAIDGYIAVRYDLPLIATPALLVKVACDIARKHLYKDAPLDEVTAAYKDAIALLRDISRGVAELDIAGAEPAADTTGAPAIAGPAAVFNKDSMGGF
- a CDS encoding phage protein Gp37 encodes the protein MIGAIEQAIIDRVAAAVAAGALGWTPRAVESYGDQLGGANLRQATQSFPAVFVMYGGEPRPEDGPGGKTRHRPAFTVFLCQKNRRNEAAQRRGAGGKVGTYQMLEDIRALLDGRDLGLAIDPIRPGAVRSILQNKDASIYALELHTSYDENPRAVDAGALGAFSTFHADWDIPPHGNVAPPLPAATPDAADTLTNLEI
- a CDS encoding phage baseplate assembly protein, with translation MPNAARASLIIDAAAWRGWEDISITRGIERIAGTFQLTLTDRWPGQTTRRPLAPGAPCRVELYGRPVITGHIDDVEEAIEETSRTFTVRGRDRAGDLVDCSAVHKSGGWKNARLEDIAADICAPFKIKVTAPAGTGARFETFRIQEGETAFEAIERACRQRARLVRSDGVGGIVIAAVAGAANPNGALKLGAGGNVLKLRATASLTERFSTYTVKGQDTGGGWKDATDIAGASATAADGAVTRYRPLIVIAEEPGNGPTFAERAAWESRVRAARAKRITVTVQGWRDAAGAPWRPGDRVGVDFPRLKGEMLIAQITHTLGAGGTLSDIDLVLPGAFDVLPKPTDTTNAGGAGAGGAGW